In Brachyhypopomus gauderio isolate BG-103 chromosome 11, BGAUD_0.2, whole genome shotgun sequence, a single genomic region encodes these proteins:
- the cav1 gene encoding caveolin-1 codes for MTGGLKDSETEEYIHSPFIRKQGNIYKPNNKDMDNDSINEKTLQDLHTKEIDLVNRDPKHLNDHVVKVDFEDVIAEPAGTYSFDGVWKASFTTFTVTKYWCYRLLTALVGIPLALIWGIFFAILSFLHIWAVVPCVKSYLIEIHCISQVYSICVHTFCDPLFEAMGKCFGGMRVTTTKVV; via the exons ATGACCGGCGGACTTAAGGATAGCGAAACAGAG GAATACATTCATTCGCCATTCATCAGAAAACAGGGGAACATATATAAACCAAACAACAAAGATATGGATAACGACAGCATCAACGAGAAAACTCTGCAAGATCTCCACACTAAGGAGATAGACCTGGTCAACCGGGAcccaaaacatttaaatgatcATGTAGTGAAG GTGGACTTTGAAGATGTGATTGCAGAGCCTGCAGGAACCTACAGCTTCGACGGTGTGTGGAAGGCCAGTTTCACCACGTTCACCGTCACCAAGTACTGGTGCTACCGGCTGCTGACGGCGCTCGTGGGCATTCCACTGGCGCTCATCTGGGGCATCTTCTTCGCCATCCTCTCCTTCCTGCACATCTGGGCGGTGGTGCCGTGTGTGAAGAGCTACCTGATCGAGATCCACTGCATCAGCCAGGTGTACTCCATCTGCGTGCACACCTTCTGCGACCCTCTGTTCGAGGCCATGGGGAAGTGTTTCGGGGGCATGCGGGTCACCACCACGAAGGTGGTGTAA
- the cav2 gene encoding caveolin-2, producing the protein MGIAKEKGETSVLMDEDLFNRSIEPFLTMKEKVYTPVPDRDPNNVNAHLKVGFEDVIAEPSSTHSFDRVWISSHAGFELVKYVFYRLLTTLLAVPLAFVGGIVFGILSCIHIWVVMPVVQSFMMVLPSTQVIWASMTDLFVAPFFHSIGRCLSSINIKTAHN; encoded by the exons ATGGGgattgcaaaagaaaagggCGAAACAAGTGTCTTAATGGATGAAGATCTGTTCAACAGATCGATCGAACCCTTTCTTACAATGAAAGAGAAGGTGTATACACCGGTTCCGGACAGAGACCCGAATAATGTTAATGCGCACTTAAAG GTTGGCTTTGAAGACGTCATCGCAGAACCCAGCTCCACGCACAGTTTTGACAGAGTATGGATAAGCAGTCACGCTGGTTTCGAGCTGGTGAAGTACGTCTTCTACCGGCTTCTCACCACGCTCCTCGCCGTCCCCTTGGCATTTGTTGGCGGGATTGTTTTCGGCATCCTCAGCTGCATACATATTTG GGTCGTGATGCCAGTGGTCCAGAGCTTCATGATGGTGCTGCCCTCCACCCAGGTGATCTGGGCCAGCATGACAGACCTGTTTGTTGCACCCTTCTTCCACAGCATCGGCAGGTGCCTGTCTTCCATCAACATCAAGACCGCACATAACTGA